The proteins below come from a single Megalops cyprinoides isolate fMegCyp1 chromosome 5, fMegCyp1.pri, whole genome shotgun sequence genomic window:
- the rabepk gene encoding rab9 effector protein with kelch motifs — translation MEFLPILEPEDKPRNSIWYAVVPRGGGPGVSVGHTCTYVPGEDGGKGKILIVGGANPNGSFSESHVLDLDRHEWDVPEWGGLLARYEHCSFTPESSPCSLWVFGGAQQSGNRSCVQALHMADSGSWKSVQVKGTPPSARTYHTNSACVGDRLFVFSGGEAGATPVSDPQLHVFDSVSLTWSQPETQGRPPSARHGHVVAAVGSKLYIHGGLSGEKFHSDMYSLDTVSLKWERVRAKGDTPPGVAAHSAMVLGKSIYIFGGMTPNGAVNSMYRFHADRQRWTLLNFEGDLPPNRLDHSMCVVPWRVGAEVGGEGDRASEPETVNLCFIFGGMDTGGVIHSDCVVTVLA, via the exons ATGGAGTTTCTTCCTATCCTTGAGCCAGAAGACAAGCCTCGAAACTCAATCTG GTATGCCGTGGTGCCTCGCGGTGGCGGCCCTGGAGTCAGTGTAGGACACACCTGCACCTATGTCCCGGGCGAGGACGGGGGAAAAGGAAAGATACTCATCGTCGGGGGAGCCAATCCTAACGGCAGCTTCTCAGAGTCCCATGTCTTAGATCTTG ATCGTCACGAGTGGGACGTCCCGGAGTGGGGGGGTCTGCTGGCACGGTACGAGCACTGCAGCTTCACACCCGAGAGCAGCCCGTGCAGCCTGTGGGTGTTCGGCGGCGCCCAGCAGAGCGGGAACCGCAGCTGTGTGCAGGCCTTACACATGGCAG aCAGCGGGTCGTGGAAGAGCGTGCAGGTGAAAGGGACACCCCCTTCGGCCAGGACGTACCACACCAACTCGGCCTGCGTGGGGGACAGGCTGTTCGTCTTCTCTGGAGGGGAGGCCGGGGCCACGCCCGTCTCCGACCCGCAGCTCCACGTCTTCGACTCAG TGTCTTTAACCTGGTCACAGCCAGAGACCCAGGGCAGGCCACCCTCAGCCAGGCATGGCCACGTGGTGGCAGCGGTGGGATCCAAGCTCTACATTCATGGCGGCCTGTCGGGGGAGAAGTTCCACAGTGACATGTACTCCCTGGACACTG TGTCGCTGAAGTGGGAGCGGGTTCGAGCGAAGGGTGACACCCCTCCGGGCGTGGCCGCCCACTCGGCCATGGTCCTTGGGAAGAGCATCTACATATTTGGCGGGATGACGCCCAACGGGGCGGTTAACTCCATGTACAGATTCCATGCTG acagacagcgctGGACCCTGCTAAACTTCGAGGGCGATCTGCCCCCCAACAGACTGGACCATTCTATGTGTGTGGTACCGTGGCGCGTCGGAGCAGAGGTGGGCGGAGAGGGGGACCGGGCCTCTGAGCCCGAGACCGTGAACCTGTGTTTCATCTTCGGAGGCATGGACACCGGGGGCGTGATCCACAGTGACTGTGTTGTAACTGTGCTGGCATGA
- the LOC118777877 gene encoding endoplasmic reticulum chaperone BiP-like codes for MRYTTTALVLCSVFAEEDEKKENVGTVVGIDLGTTYSCVGVFKNGRVEIIANDQGNRITPSYVAFTREGERLIGDGAKNQLTSNPENTVFDAKRLIGRAWSDSSVQQDIKYLPFKVVEKNSKPHIQVDIGNGQMKTFTPEEISAMVLAKMKETAEAYLGKNVTHAVVTVPAYFNDAQRQATKDAGTIAGLTVMRIINEPTAAAIAYGLDKKGGEKNILVFDLGGGTFDVSLLTIDSGVFEVVATSGDTHLGGEDFDQRVMEHFIKLYRKKTGKDVRKDNRAVQKLRREVEKAKRTLSTQHQVRIEIESFFEGQDLSETFTRAKFEELNMDLFRSTLKPVQKVLEDAGMKKSDIDEIVLVGGSTRIPKIQQLVKEFFNGKEPSRGINPDEAVGYGAAVQAGVLSGEGTDPILLLDVCPLTLGIETVGGVMTKLIPRNTVVPSKKSQIFSTASDNQPTVTIKVYEGERPMTKDNHLLGTFDLTGIPPAPRGIPQIEVTFEINVDSILQVSAEDKGTGNKNKITITNDQNRLTPEDIERMVNDAERFADEDRKLKERIDARNELESYAYSLKNQVGDEEKLGGKLSSEDKEAIEKAVGEKIEWLESHQDASLEEFQAQKKELEEVVQPIISKLYSNPGGPPPEGEDHDHQEERDEL; via the exons ATGCGATACACTACGACTGCCCTGGTGCTGTG CAGCGTGTTTGCTGAGGAGGATGAGAAGAAGGAAAACGTGGGGACCGTGGTGGGAATCGATCTGGGAACGACCTACTCCTG CGTTGGTGTGTTCAAGAACGGCCGCGTGGAGATCATCGCTAATGACCAGGGCAACCGCATCACCCCTTCGTACGTGGCCTTCACCAGAGAAGGGGAGCGTCTGATTGGCGACGGCGCCAAGAACCAGCTGACCTCCAACCCCGAGAACACCGTATTCGACGCCAAGAGGCTGATTGGCCGCGCCTGGTCCGACTCCTCTGTGCAGCAGGACATCAAGTACCTGCCCTTCAAG GTGGTTGAGAAGAACAGCAAGCCCCACATTCAGGTGGACATTGGCAATGGCCAGATGAAGACCTTTACTCCGGAAGAAATCTCTGCCATGGTTCTCGCCAAGATGAAGGAAACGGCGGAGGCTTACTTGGGGAAGAAT GTCACCCACGCTGTGGTCACTGTCCCTGCCTACTTCAACGACGCCCAGCGCCAGGCCACCAAGGATGCCGGAACGATCGCTGGACTGACGGTGATGAGGATCATCAACGAGCC AACTGCTGCTGCCATCGCCTACGGCCTGGACAAGAAGGGTGGAGAGAAGAACATCCTGGTGTTCGACCTGGGCGGCGGCACCTTCGACGTGTCCCTGCTGACCATCGACAGCGGCGTCTTCGAGGTGGTGGCCACCAGCGGGGACACGCACCTGGGCGGCGAGGACTTCGACCAGCGCGTTATGGAGCACTTCATCAAGCTGTACCGGAAGAAGACGGGCAAGGACGTGCGCAAGGACAACCGCGCCGTGCAGAAGCTGCGTCGTGAGGTGGAGAAGGCCAAGCGCACCCTGTCCACCCAGCACCAGGTCCGCATCGAGATCGAGTCCTTCTTCGAGGGCCAGGACCTCTCTGAGACGTTCACCCGCGCCAAGTTCGAGGAGCTCAACATG GACCTCTTCCGCTCCACCCTGAAGCCCGTGCAGAAAGTCCTGGAGGATGCTGGCATGAAGAAGTCAGACATTGACGAAATCGTGCTGGTGGGCGGCTCCACCCGCATCCCCAAGATCCAGCAGCTGGTGAAGGAGTTCTTCAACGGGAAGGAGCCATCCCGGGGCATCAACCCCGACGAGGCCGTGGGCTACGGTGCTGCCGTGCAGGCCGGGGTGCTGTCTGGAGAGGGAACAG ATCCCATACTTCTGCTGGATGTGTGTCCCCTGACCCTGGGCATTGAGACGGTGGGAGGTGTCATGACCAAGCTGATCCCCAGGAATACCGTGGTGCCCTCAAAGAAGTCCCAGATCTTCTCCACTGCCTCCGACAACCAGCCCACCGTCACCATAAAAGTTTATGAAG GTGAACGTCCCATGACCAAAGACAACCACCTGCTAGGCACCTTCGACCTGACGGGGATCCCCCCGGCGCCCCGCGGTATCCCTCAGATCGAGGTGACCTTCGAGATCAACGTGGACAGCATCCTGCAGGTGTCGGCCGAGGACAAGGGCACCGGCAACAAGAACAAGATCACCATCACCAACGACCAGAACCGGCTGACGCCCGAGGACATCGAGCGCATGGTGAACGACGCCGAGCGCTTCGCTGATGAGGACCGCAAGCTGAAGGAGCGCATCGACGCCCGCAACGAGCTGGAGAGCTACGCCTACTCGCTCAAGAACCAGGTGGGCGACGAGGAGAAGCTGGGGGGCAAGCTGTCGTCTGAGGACAAGGAGGCCATCGAGAAGGCGGTGGGGGAGAAGATCGAGTGGCTGGAGTCACATCAGGACGCCAGCCTGGAGGAGTTCCAGGCCCagaagaaggagctggaggaggtggtgcaGCCAATCATCAGCAAGCTTTACAGCAACCCGGGCGGACCGCCGCCCGAGGGCGAGGACCATGACCACCAGGAAGAGAGGGACGAGCTGTAG
- the haus4 gene encoding HAUS augmin-like complex subunit 4, which produces MMSVYPDSASVPTLGKGDELHQQVLASLPFCQLTEEDLTQNPLFCRLLASLSQHVDQTGLTLPLKRELEKAERELQTQRLGWLRSESLYQLLREMIQDHCVRKHHSNTPAEDDKFYETLEQCLLVAQCVRQLDPSSTTAQEQPPFLGLSAQHVLGLMPPEQDVRKMKQRLLIELEKRLKEKCFNILSYYQPDWEQDSESLKAVKLSRLPESLESESKRAESLRETWRESAALLQRQTHCYLSELMGCVQILQSLILDHRLKTQKELDTKNVEYLEAKCQIIICKIRVEMLELQLDTYTPETIAAHRKIRDKLDSQLSAVRAEKHSAESMLSSFQILGQDFEALVEEYSRLRQEIDNKSWALKEFSQHSH; this is translated from the exons ATGATGTCGGTGTACCCCGATTCAGCAAGTGTCCCGACCCTGGGAAAAGGAGACGAACTTCACCAGCAAG TCCTGGCTTCCCTCCCGTTTTGTCAGCTGACGGAAGAGGACTTGACCCAGAACCCCCTGTTCTGTAGGCTCCTGGCATCTCTCTCCCAGCATGTTGACCAAACCGGCCTCACCCTGCCTCTTAAGAGGGAACTGGAGAAG GCTGAAAGGGAGCTCCAGACGCAGAGACTGGGCTGGCTGCGGTCGGAGAGTCTGTATCAGCTGCTGCGGGAGATGATTCAGGACCACTGTGTCCGAAAGCACCACTCCAACACCCCAGCAGAGGACGATAAG TTTTATGAAACCCTGGAGCAGTGTCTGCTGGTGGCGCAGTGTGTGAGACAGCTGGACCCCAGCTCCACCACAGCCCAGGAACAGCCTCCCTTCCTGGGGCTCTCTGCCCAGCACGTGCTGGGCCTCATGCCTCCAGAACAG GATGTACGGAAGATGAAGCAGCGGCTGCTGATTGAGCTGGAGAAACGGCTGAAGGAGAAGTGTTTCAACATCCTGTCCTACTACCAGCCAGACTGGG AGCAAGACAGTGAGAGCCTGAAGGCGGTGAAGTTGTCTCGGCTGCCGGAGAGCCTGGAGAGCGAGAGCAAGAGAGCAGAGAGCCTGAGGGAGACTTGGAGGGAGAGCGCCGCCCTGCTGCAGCGGCAGACCCACTGCTACCTCTCG GAGCTGATGGGCTGTGTTCAGATCCTTCAGTCCCTCATCCTGGACCACCGACTGAAGACCCAGAAGGAGCTGGACACCAAAAACGTGGAGTACCTGGAGGCCAAGTGTCAGATCATCATCTGCAAGATCAG AGTGGAAATGTTGGAGCTTCAGCTGGATACCTACACGCCTGAGACAATAGCAGCCCACCGAAAAATCAG gGACAAGCTGGACTCGCAGCTGAGCGCCGTGCGGGCGGAGAAGCACTCGGCCGAGTCCATGCTGTCGTCCTTCCAGATCCTGGGCCAGGACTTCGAGGCGCTGGTGGAGGAATACTCACGGCTGCGTCAGGAGATCGACAACAAGAGCTGGGCCTTGAAGGAGTTCTCCCAGCAcagtcactga